Part of the Pedobacter roseus genome is shown below.
TGAAAGTCGATAAAAATAAATTACCAGCGCCGCTTGCAATAGAAGCAAGACCAACTGTTAAACAGAAAAAATCTTCTTATAAAGTTAATCAAATTAAATTTCCACCACCTATTGTAAAACCTGATGAGCAAACATTTTTTTATCCAAGAACACAGTATAATGGAAAAACGAATGAAATAATAAAACTCGAAAAAAGATATATAATAATTAATGGACAGCCCGTAGATGATAACAGTACCTTTTATGGCGTACGTAATACAAAGTCGGTAAATTACCTTAGCCAGTTAGAGGCAATTAAGAAATATGGGAAAGAAAAGGGTAAAAATGGAGCAATTGAAATTACCGGCGATAATATACAGTATGCACCTAAAATATCTCCTCCACCTCCCCTAAAAACGGATAATAATAAACTTAAAAAAGTGGTTCTTTTAGCGCCACCGCCACCAATTAAAAATAAAGACGCCAATAATGATGTCTACCATATCGATGTAGATTTAGATCGGACAAAAGGTGACAAACTAATCGCTCCTGAATCGGAACAGGGCAAAAAAACGGTTTCAATTTATAGCGACCGAGGAGAGAAAGTTTACATTTCATCTGACTATAAAAATGATTGGGACGGAAAGTTAAATGCCTTTACTAAAAAAAAACTCGATGCAAGCAATTATTATAATTATGAACTCACCATATTGCAGCCTAAAGGCAAAAAAACAAAAGTTATAAGAGGAACAATCACTTTAAAATAATTACTGAGGCACGTAAACAACATACTTGGTCTCAAAGAAATCTTCCTCAAAATAAGCTGAAAGCGGATATAATTCTGCTTTCAGTTTTGATTCCTTAATCTCATCAGCCAAATCGCCACCTTTTAGATATAAAATCCCATTTGGAATGGCATTTAATGAATCTTTTTTAAATTTTCCCTGTATCCATGGATAAAACTCGCCCAAACGGGTAACTGCCCGCGAAACCACGAAATTAAATTTTTCTTTAACCTGTTCTGCCCTTAAATGATCGGCTTTTAAATTATCCAGTCCAAGTGCCGAAGCCACTTCTTTTACCACTTTAATTTTTTTCCCGATAGAATCTACCAGATAGAATTGCGTTTCAGGAAATAAAATTGCCAGCGGAATACCTGGAAAACCGCCACCGGTTCCCACATCTAAAACCGATTCGCCGGCTTTAAACGTACAAACCTTCGCTATCCCTAACGAATGCAGTACATGGCGTTCATATAATTCTTCAATATCTTTTCTCGAAATTACATTGATCTGTGCATTCCAAAAGCTATATAACTCAAACAGTTGCGAAAACTGGGCAATCTGTTTTTCACTTAAGTCAGGAAAATATTTTAAAATGATATCGGGCTTTACATCAAGCATATTGTAATTTCTAAAGGATTATTGAATTATTTCCAGTTTACTTTTTTCTTACCAAATAGGGCTAAAAATCCGTTCAGCATTAAAAATACAAACAAAAGTATATCTAAAATCGGGAACCACCAACGCAAATCGCCATAGTTTAATCGTTTCAGCAATTTTGGATAGATAAAACACCTGATGATAATGCTTAGTGCCAGTATTCCCAGGGCTACATATTGTGCCTCGCGACTAAAAAACATACATGCGGCAAAAAAGCCATAAAACAAAAACTGAAACACAATCTGAAGACTCAAAATAAACTTATGTTTTGATTTATACAGTTTACCTGCTCCGAAATGGCGCTTTTTCTGCCTCAAATAACCCCTCCAGGTTTTATTTGGTTCGCTCCAAACATGACTATCACGATGTAAACGAATTTCGGTATTGTATTTAGTAGCATGTGCATTTACAAATAAATCATCGTCACCAGATGGGATATGCATGTGCGCTGCGAAGCCTTTATTTTTAAAAAAAAG
Proteins encoded:
- a CDS encoding M56 family metallopeptidase, producing the protein MIDLKDSKIAFSFFNMLFIDPQLPEKSTILKHELVHIKQKHSLDVLLFEMIQIINWFNPISYLIKKDIKLIHEYLADEETTKNDIEKYHYAMFLIQNSTGIKNLTLTNQIFSSSILKKRISMLNQKKSARWARLKLLLVLPITVGILCISTIAFTKDYGFVELGSSFSKQSVKLDTIMKVDKNKLPAPLAIEARPTVKQKKSSYKVNQIKFPPPIVKPDEQTFFYPRTQYNGKTNEIIKLEKRYIIINGQPVDDNSTFYGVRNTKSVNYLSQLEAIKKYGKEKGKNGAIEITGDNIQYAPKISPPPPLKTDNNKLKKVVLLAPPPPIKNKDANNDVYHIDVDLDRTKGDKLIAPESEQGKKTVSIYSDRGEKVYISSDYKNDWDGKLNAFTKKKLDASNYYNYELTILQPKGKKTKVIRGTITLK
- the rsmG gene encoding 16S rRNA (guanine(527)-N(7))-methyltransferase RsmG, producing MLDVKPDIILKYFPDLSEKQIAQFSQLFELYSFWNAQINVISRKDIEELYERHVLHSLGIAKVCTFKAGESVLDVGTGGGFPGIPLAILFPETQFYLVDSIGKKIKVVKEVASALGLDNLKADHLRAEQVKEKFNFVVSRAVTRLGEFYPWIQGKFKKDSLNAIPNGILYLKGGDLADEIKESKLKAELYPLSAYFEEDFFETKYVVYVPQ